Part of the Campylobacter sp. CCUG 57310 genome, CCTCTTACTTTCTGTTATTTTTTTACTTGTTTTATAACTTTTTTCTTTTCTAAGCCAACTATTAAATTTTTCTTTCTGCATAGCTCTTTAATCTCTTCATCTGATAGATTTTCAAGACTTGCCACAAAATCGTTATATTCTGCGCCATATCCGAATTTACAATAAAAATCCTCTGTTAAAGCGTCTATATAATCTTGTATTTGGCTCATTTTATACCTCACTCGCAAATTTTAAACTGGTTACAAAAGTTATCTTTTTCCGTTCTGTTAAAAAATAGCACTTTTAATTTGTCTTTATCCACGCTATACACTAAGTTAGCTTTCTTCAAAATTTCTTCGTTCTTGCTATTCTTTTCAAGGCTTATAGTAAGAATTTGCCTATTGCTATCTACCTTTGACGGTAAAGAAGTTGTTGTATCTCTTACCGCACTATAAACGCTATTTTTTGAATTTAAAGGGTCTTTAGCTCTCTTTTCAGGGTTTGGATTTGTAGGCAAAACACCAAATTTGCCAAAGATTTCAGATAAATTTAAAGGCTTTTCAATTTTACTAGGCTGAATTTCAATCTTTAAATTTCCGAATTCATCTAGTCTTTGCCACACTTTCGGATAAGTAATATAGCTCTTTTCTACAAGATACTTGCCGATTTCATAGGCTTTGATCTCGTCTTTGTATCTTGCAAGAATTTTCTTAGCCTCTTCCAATGCGTCTTCTACGCCCTTTTCGTAGCCTTGCTGATAACCAGCGTCTAAACCTCTTTGATAAAAAAACTCTTCTGCCTCATTGCTTGCAAAACAAAGCGTAGCCATTGCAAGCGGTGCTAAAATTAGTGATTTTTTCATTGTATTTTTTCTCCGTTTCTGTCTATTACTAAATCGATATAAATTTTACTTCCGCCTACTATCTCGTAAAGATATGGCAGGTCTTTTTTAAACACGTCCGCCGTTGTTTTTACTATCCCCGAAACAATATCAATACCAGCTTTTGTAATATAATCTACTGCATTTGGCTTCTCTGTATTTTCAACTTGTATCGGTGCTACATAGCTATCTCCTGATGAATTGCCTACATTAACGTATTCTACTTTTCTTTGCTTCCTGCTTGCCTCTAGCTGTTTTAAATAGTCGCTTGACTGCGTTTTAAATACCTCTGCCGTTTCGCTAGTTGAAGTTAAAGCTATTTCCGATAGTTTCCTATCGTTTGCATAAGTTGCTACGTTGTAGCTCGTTCTTGCCTCATTTAATACCCTACTTGTAATAACTCTATATCTCCAGTTCTTAAACTCTATATAGGCTGGGTCATATATCAAAGTTAAAGCCTCGTTAATAGGTGTTAAATTTCCAAAGATTTCAATATGTCCGATATTTGTATTGCAAATAAAACGCCCTGCGCTCGGTTGCTTGCCGATCATAATATTATCTCTTACTAGGCAATAACCGCTAACGGTCATATTACTATCTGCCTTAGCTATCGCTTGGCTTATATCCTTAGTTAAATTTTCATCAACTATATTTATTAAATTTGCCTTTTTAAACGCAACTTCCTTGTTGTTTTGAGTTCTGTTAAAAAGTATATAGTTGTAAATCGCTTCTTGTCTGTAATGCTCGCCTTGCCTATTTTCCGCATAATTTGCGCTAGTGTTTTCTTTAACTACTTTTTTACCGTATGCGCTACTCTCAACTATATTGCTACTCTCCGTATTAGCAAAAGCTCCAGTAAGTAAAACCATAAAAATTAAAGCTATCTTTTTCATTTTTTAGCCTTGTTTGCTACATCTAAACCGCTTTGCCATAAATTAACTGGTGTCGGGCTAGGGTTAATGATTTCTTGATAATTTTCCTCTGTTTTTTGTTGCTCTTTGAATACGCTTATACTTTCATCGTTTGAATTCTTATCGCTAAAAATCATCTTTGCATAGTCGTTAAAATCTTCCAAAAGCTCTTTATCAATCTCTCCGCTTTGCTTAAATTGATAGTTTCTAGGTATTTTTGTTTCTGTTTGACTTGGTAAAGGGTTAGTTTGCACTTTTCCGCTACAACCTACCAAAACAAAAGCAAAAAGAGTTATAAAAATTAAATTCTTCATCTTTAGCCCTTTATTTTATAAACTTTACTTCGCTTTTTTTCAAATAGTAATCGTAGTTATACGCTTTTACAAATTCTTCTTTATTTACAGTTATCGTAGTGCTGTATTTAATCCTTGACATATCGGTTATGCCTACTTTCTTCATCTTCTCGCCGTCTATAACGAAAACGTCCGTCTTATTCTTTGTAGGCAAGAAATATATATTTTTAAACGGCTCTTTCTCGGTAATTACTGGATTTTTCTTTTCGGTTATGATCGGCGTTCCGATAGTTACTATTGCTTCGTTTTGCTCGGTTAAATACTCGCTCCTTTTTATAGCCCCCTCAACTATATTGCGTTTTTGGATATAAAAACTTCTGTCAAGTATAGGTGTTACCGTTTTTACCTTGTCGTTGTTTTTCTCTTTTTGTATCTTTAACCCTAAAATTCTCTCCAGCTTATCTTTAGCCTGCTCTTGGTCGGCTTGTCTGTTATAACTGCCAAAATATAGCTTTTCATCTGAATAGCCTAAGTCCGTAAAACCGTTTGCAAACGCTATGAATTGCGCTAAAAGTATCTCGTTTGTGCTTAATTTTTCAGTGTTTGTGTATAGCAAATACTTTGATTTATAGTTTAAATCACGGTTAAAATTTGAGCCGTTAATCAGCTCTAATCTAACCGCCTCAACTGCCGTTTCAAAACCCTTTTTAAAGTCCATTTCTCCAGCAAATAAAAGACTTGCTAAAGCTACACTAATTAAACCTACCTTTTTCATTTTGTTTTATCTCCTATGAAATTTAATATTATTTTTTCGTTGTTTTTGTCTTTTAAGGTAACGCTACTATTTGTAACATCGCCTATCTTAAAGCCTAAAATTTTATCGCCCTCGTAAAAATTTCTACCCTGAAAAACAAAGTAGTTATTTTTCATTTTGATATTTTCTTTCAAGGTATCAAGGCTATTTTTTTCTTTTTGCTCCTGCTTTTTAGCTTCAAGCTCTGCTAATTCCTGCTCTTTTTTTAGCCTCTCTTGCTCTTCGGTTGTTTGTTGCTTTTCTATCTCTTCTTGAATTTGTGATTTTTCCTTATATTCTTCAGCTTTTTTGATATATTCTTTAACCGCTTCTTCATCTAATAGATTTTTTGGCTCGTTATTCTTGCCGATCGCCTCTTTGTTTATCAAAGTGGGCGGTGCTAAATTTATATCGCCTGCTTGCGCCTGCTTACTCTGCGCTTGCTCTGTGTTTATAGTAGCTTGTGCTTGCTCTTCATCTCCTATATTTGAAAACAAAAAGAAAAGCCCTAAAAAGCTAAAAATAAGTAGTGCCAAAAGTATTAGTAACTGCTTATTGCTACCGCTCTTTTTCTTAGTAAGATTAGCCTTTACCTCTACTTTTTCTTTATTGTCCGATTTCATCTGTATTTGTGCCATTTTAAAAATCCTCGTCCTGATTAAAAATTACTCTATTCATTCCTGCTTTATCTGCCAAAATATTTAAAAAATCTGTGTGATTTGATAATAAATTAGCGTTTGCTTCAAAACCGCCTTTTAAATTTTCTATATCCTCTTGCATAGTGTTTTCTTTTTTGTGTATATCGCTCATTGCTTCCGCAAGGTATTTAGCAACCGTATTTAAATCCTTTTTTAAGTCTGCTATGCTCTGTGCCAAGCAATTCAGTTTTTCTTCCAAAACCTTATCTTCCATTACCTAAGCCCTTATAATACGTTTCCTACATCAACCCTATAAATACTTCCATTTATAAAGTTTCCGCCAAATTTAGGGTCTTTGATTATGCGATAAGTTATGCCGTCAATATCTATGTAGTTATATTTTTTATCGGGATATTTGCCATAAATTAAAACGTAGTAATCGATTACTTGTAGATCGTCAAGTCTAGCTACATTTTTGTAATCGATTACTAAATTTAACTTCTCGTCCGTTGTGGCTCTGTTGTATCTCTCAATTAAGAAATTTGCTACAAAATTACGCTCGTCAAGGCTATAAATAACGGTTAAATTCGCTATTTTAAAGTCTTTCTTAACTCTAAGTAAAATTGTGTTTTGCTCGTATTTTAAAGTGATAGGCTCTTGCGATATATCTACACTGCTTATCACGCTTCCAGCTGGCAATAAAATCGTAGTAGTAAAGTAAGGGTGTGTTGTAAGTTTATCAACCGTGCTTACTGGCTTACTTACTGGTTTATAATTTACTATGCTTTCGTCAAATTCATCAAAGACTTCTCTTAGCTCGTCATCTTTCTTTTGAAGTTGCTTGATTTCGTCTTTTTCTATACCTAAGTAAAACTGATTGATTTTTAAATCTGTATTAGCTCCGCCGTCCTGATAAAATTCTTGATCGTTTTGCGACTTGAAATTCTGTGGGCTTAAAGGGTTTTTTGAGTTATCCGCTCCAAAAACCAAACTTGCTAAAACCAAACTCGACAAGATTACCTTATTCATTTACTCTCTCCAAAATTATATGTGATACTGTGATATTGTTGTTTTTAACTGAATAAACAGTTTTATTCAGATCAAAAACAAAACTGTAAAAAATTACAAACAAGAAAAAATACTTCATAGCAAAAGGCACACTCAAGAAAAAATAATCCATAGCAAAAACCACGTTATCTAAAAAGAAAAAACCGCTTACTAAAAATAGAAAAAATGCGATATAAGATAACGTTTTTTTGCCGTAAAAAACTAAAGTAGCAAGGATTAGCCCTGCGGTATATTGAAAAAATTTAGCCTGCGTAAATACAAAATCATATTTATTAAAGACAAGTCCAAACAATAAAATAACCGGTAAAAATTTAATTGCCAAAAAATAAGCTTTGTTAAATTTCTTTAGCTGGTAAATTTTGCCCTCTGCGTTTTTAAGCTCCATATTTGATAAATCAATAGTTACATCTTGCTTATTTTGGCGCATAAACCAAAAGAGATAAGGAAAACTAGAAAATAATACGCTATTCACTCTTTATCTCCTTAAATTTCGATAAATAGCTCTTTTTGAGCCGTAATTCTATTTATGGACTTCTCCGCACTTTTAACAATAGGTATGATTAAATCTATCGCCTCGAATACGTCTTGCCTTGTAAGCTCTTCTTTGGTAAGCCTTATAAATGCGAGCCTTTTTAAAAAACTCTCTATCTCTGCTGGCGTATATGGAAATCTGTTTGATTGATTTACAAAAGACCTATATTTGCTCTCCATCTCCGCAATTAAATCCTCTATATTGAAAATATCAAACAAAATTTCAAGCCCAAATTTTTTCACATAAATTCTAAGAATATCTTTTGCACTCTCTGCCGTAGGCAAATTTACAAAAAATAGCTCGTCAAAACGCCCACGCCTTAGCAAAGCTGGCTGATTATCGATTATGGTATTTAGGTCGTTTGCTGTTGCAAAAATCATAATCTGTAAGTCCTTGTATTCGCTTCCTCTGTCGCCTAAAGCCGATAAAATCGTCATTAACCTACCAGTTAGCGGATCATCGGCTTTGCCTATCATTTTCTCGATTTCATCGATAAGAAGTATAAATTTTTCGTTTTGTGAGTTAAGATACTCAAAAACTTCATTTAGCCTATTTATAGGCTCTCCGCTCTCTTTAAGTGCTTCAAGGTTCAGCATTATTAGCGGTCTTTTAAGCTCTCCAGCAAGGCAAGTCGGAAAAAACGTCTTACCAGTTCCAGGAATTCCAACTAAAAATATACCTTTTGGCTTAAATCCGTTTTCTTCGGCTACTTTTAACTGCTCTACATAGCTTTTTAGCCTCTCCGCTCCGCCAACGTCCGACAACTTATAAGGGCTATCAATAACGCTAATGCCTAGCCTATCTTGCAATACTTTAGCCTTATTTAAATTTGCTAAATAATCTTGCGTAGTTAAAACGTTATAAAGGTTATTTGCCCTAATTTCTATAAAGAATTCTTTATATTTTTCAGGCAATCTGTAAGGCGCAATAAAAACAATACCACGCTTAGTTTTTAAAACTGTTTGTATATCTTCTTCGGTCGGATATAAACTGCAATCTAACTTTAGATATTCACTTATTAAATCGCTGTAATTATAAAAAATAATATCTTTAGCAACTATCCAAACATAACCCAAAAAATCATCATTAAAGCTTAATTTATCATCGCAAAATTTCTTAATAAAATCCGTTGCGATTTTATTGTCTTCTTGTGTTCTTAGCATCGTTTTTGCCCTCTTCGTTTGAATTTAAAATATCATCTACGCTTAAATTAGCTAGTATCTCTCTTTTAACATCGTTGCCGACTTTTGCGTCATCTAGTATCTTATTTAGCTCTTCAATACTCTTATTTTTTATATCTCTTTCTTCCAGCATTATACCATTTTTTTTAGATAAAGTGTCATTTTCTTTAATTAAAGTGCTTTTTTCTTGAATTAAATAGTTATTTTCTTTAGCTTCATTTAAATTATTTTTAGTGTTAAAACCCTTTAAAAGCTCGACTATTTCATCATTTTTCTTCTCTAAATTTTGATTTTGTGTCTTTAAAAGTTCTAAAAATTCTTTATTCTTCTTCTCCAGCTCTTCATTTTTGGCTTGAAGTCTTAAAATAATCTCGTCTTGTGATGATAACTCTTCGTCTTTTTGAGCTATGATTTCTAAATACTTCTCGCTATCCCTCTTGTGAGCTTCATTAACACGCTTAAAGCTATCGTTAAATTCCGCCTGCATTTTTGATAAACTACTTTTCGCTTCGTTCTTAACTGCCTCTAGCTGTTCGGTGTGTTTCTCTCTTTCTAGGTTAAATTCATTGACCTTAGTTTGCATAGTGCTTTTTAGGCTAGTGATAGTTTCTTCTCGCTTTGTGATTTCGTTGTTTTTGTCTTCAACTTGATTACTTAATTCAGTGCTTTTAGCCTTTTCTTCTACAAGCTCATTTTTTAATAAATTTACGTTCAGTATATCTTTAGTCAAAAGTGCGCTTGCTATATTTACGGTGTGTTCTTCGTTCCTATATTTTTGCTTAATGTAGTTAATACTCTCATATATAGTCATACCCTCGTTAATCTTGTTTTGCATTTCTATATATGCACTTTCGGCTTCTTTCCTTGATTTTTCAAGGCGCATTTTTAGCTTTTCAAGCTCTTTTTGCTCGTAAATTTCGATACTCTTATTTACAAATTCATCTACTCCAGCCGATCTTAACCCCTGATTAATAGGCTGAATTCTAATCTCTGTGTTGCCCTCTTTTAATACTTCGGCTTCTGTGCTATCTGCATTTAAGCTTTGTCTAGTGGCTGAATTTTCCTGCTTAATCTCTTGTTTAGCCTGCTCTTTGGCTATGCTTTGAGTTATTACGCCCTCTTTTTCGGCTTCTATCTTCTCTGCTACGCCTAAAATTTTACTTGCTGTTGTGATAAATTCTTTCTTTGTATCTCCAAATATAGCCTCGTTCTTAAAGTCTATATTGTGCGCTTTAGCCAGTTCATAGCAAAGCCCACTAAGAATAAAATTGTTATCCTTAGCTTGTTGAAAATTATCGCTCATTGTTATACTATTTCGGGCTTTTAATATCGCTATTCTCTCGTTCTCGTCAAAAATTCCCCTGCGGTTATAGATAAAGGTTAATTCGTTGTTTTCATTGTCAAAATCCCTAAAATCAATAAAGCTTCGGCTATTAAATTGTAAAAACGTATTAATTAGCTCTTGTGTATTATCGGTATCGTTCTTTAGGGTTATCTTTGAATAATCTTCAAGTTCAAGAGGCTTTAAATTTCTATTGCCTAAAGAGGCTCTTAGCCTAAAATCGAAATTTCCTATATCTTTCCTCACGGCTTCGGCAAAGTCCAGTAAAAACTGATCCGACTTTTCCGATAGCTCTTTTATATTAGAGGCTTTAAAGTCATAATCTAGGTTATGTTTTCTCATATAGTCGTTAAAATCTTGCTCTGTTCCGCTCCAGTATTGCAAAAAAGCTCTATAAGGCTTTTGTGTCAAATTCAAGATGTTTAAATCTTGCAAAGTCGCATTTTCTATACTTACAGTTATCATTTTCATACTCCTTTTATTGTCTTCTTGCTCTTCTTCTTTGCGTAGCTCTCTCGCTCCAGTCGCTTAAAAGCTCTTCTGTTGTTTTATGCCTATTTTCTAACGCCATTGTCCTTTTGCTAGTCGATTTTTTTATCTCGTTTTTGTAACCAAAATCTATGATATTTAAATCTCTTAGCTCTTTTTTCATAATATCTACAAAGCTATCTTTTAAGCTTCTTATATCTGCGATTAAGTCTTTTACGGTGTCTAAAACCGCTCTCTTATGCTCTGTTATCTGTTCTATGCGCTCTTGCTCTTTAACTTCATCATCTGTTTTTTTAACTCTTAAATTCTGTGCTTCTTCCGTTCTATAAGCCGGTATATGATTATTCATCAAAGCACTGCCTAAGCTATCTTCATAACCTCTTTGTATTAAAAAATCGGCTATTATTATCTGTGCTTCTTCTGCATTAGTTCCTACGTATTGAATATGCGGGCTATTGATTTCTCGGTCTTGTAAATGTAGCTCTACAATTCCCTTTAAATCGTGTCTTGCTAGTTCCTCTTGTAGTGCCTTTAAAAAGTCTTTAATTTCGCTATAAACAATATTTCTGCACCATATATTCGCCGTTTTAACCTCTCCGAATTGCTCTAAATAGGCTAATAAATTTGTGCGTAGCTCTTTAGCTCCAGTCATAGTTTTTTC contains:
- a CDS encoding ATP-binding protein, whose amino-acid sequence is MLRTQEDNKIATDFIKKFCDDKLSFNDDFLGYVWIVAKDIIFYNYSDLISEYLKLDCSLYPTEEDIQTVLKTKRGIVFIAPYRLPEKYKEFFIEIRANNLYNVLTTQDYLANLNKAKVLQDRLGISVIDSPYKLSDVGGAERLKSYVEQLKVAEENGFKPKGIFLVGIPGTGKTFFPTCLAGELKRPLIMLNLEALKESGEPINRLNEVFEYLNSQNEKFILLIDEIEKMIGKADDPLTGRLMTILSALGDRGSEYKDLQIMIFATANDLNTIIDNQPALLRRGRFDELFFVNLPTAESAKDILRIYVKKFGLEILFDIFNIEDLIAEMESKYRSFVNQSNRFPYTPAEIESFLKRLAFIRLTKEELTRQDVFEAIDLIIPIVKSAEKSINRITAQKELFIEI